One Cupriavidus oxalaticus genomic region harbors:
- a CDS encoding Fic family protein, with translation MAHVPLGYSALIAKFRLRVPPLHSTSELSDKTGVLSTHTGADGSVRTVYPRNRYRGGDTTVDHLTFALRKEPLNLTVLAALFEHQAAVDEVGQWLASSPGSRYARLGGFYAKWLAGAQFDYKLPPGTARVSTLDEADYVTGTSQLDAQFGILNNHLGPAAFCPLVRRTERLEALIGADLPGKIAAAINRLEPEVLARAVDYLYLAETRSTYSIEKELPDNQRVARFRRLLEFAGAPVRLDEAQFCEWQNEIISSIRAEYAYRDRQNWLSRGGRLRNIADYIPPPPQQVEPMMEGLAQVADLIRTKAAHPLIIAACVSFGFVYVHPFYDGNGRLHRFLIHHLLRQAGVTPEGVVLPVSASMLKNLQVYAGLLKDYSAPRTGLLNYVLDSDSDTILIKSPQPCWLYASFDATALCEFVFACIQQCVEEDLALEIRYLKAFDASVARIEGWLDLRQPRLTNLIDLVVQNHGELSNRKRAKFTELSDQEIARIEEVVRDEFADYFEATVKAD, from the coding sequence ATGGCTCATGTTCCACTCGGCTACAGCGCCCTGATCGCGAAGTTCAGGCTTCGCGTACCGCCCCTGCATTCCACCTCGGAGCTTTCAGACAAGACGGGGGTGCTGAGCACGCATACCGGTGCGGACGGCAGCGTGAGGACGGTCTATCCCAGGAACCGCTACCGCGGTGGCGACACGACCGTCGACCACCTCACCTTTGCGTTGCGCAAGGAACCACTGAACCTGACCGTGCTCGCCGCCCTGTTCGAGCACCAGGCAGCGGTTGACGAGGTCGGCCAGTGGCTGGCGTCCTCGCCCGGGTCGCGCTATGCACGGCTTGGCGGCTTCTACGCGAAGTGGCTTGCCGGCGCTCAATTCGACTACAAGCTGCCGCCCGGAACCGCGCGGGTTTCCACGCTTGACGAAGCGGACTACGTCACCGGCACAAGCCAGCTCGATGCACAGTTCGGGATCCTGAACAACCACCTCGGCCCGGCGGCATTCTGCCCCCTGGTGCGCCGCACCGAGCGCCTTGAGGCATTGATCGGCGCCGACCTGCCAGGGAAGATCGCCGCCGCGATCAACCGGCTCGAACCGGAAGTGCTCGCCCGCGCGGTGGACTATCTCTATCTCGCTGAAACCCGATCGACGTATTCGATCGAGAAAGAGCTGCCCGACAACCAGCGTGTCGCCAGGTTCAGGCGCCTGCTGGAGTTTGCCGGCGCCCCGGTGCGACTCGACGAGGCGCAGTTCTGCGAATGGCAGAACGAAATCATTTCATCGATCCGCGCGGAGTACGCCTATCGGGATCGCCAGAACTGGCTCTCGCGCGGCGGACGGCTGCGCAACATTGCCGACTACATTCCCCCGCCCCCGCAGCAGGTCGAGCCGATGATGGAAGGCCTGGCACAGGTTGCGGACCTGATCAGGACGAAGGCGGCGCATCCGCTGATCATCGCGGCATGCGTTTCGTTCGGCTTTGTCTATGTCCACCCGTTCTATGACGGCAACGGGCGGCTCCACCGCTTCCTGATCCACCATCTGTTGCGCCAGGCCGGGGTGACGCCGGAGGGTGTCGTATTGCCGGTTTCGGCGAGCATGCTGAAGAATTTGCAGGTCTACGCCGGCTTGCTCAAGGACTACTCGGCGCCCCGCACGGGGCTGCTGAACTATGTCCTGGACTCGGACAGCGACACCATCCTCATCAAGTCGCCGCAGCCCTGCTGGCTGTATGCGTCGTTCGATGCCACCGCCCTTTGCGAGTTTGTCTTCGCATGCATCCAGCAGTGCGTGGAGGAAGACCTCGCGCTGGAGATCCGCTACCTGAAGGCGTTCGACGCCAGCGTGGCGCGGATCGAGGGATGGCTGGACCTGCGCCAGCCGCGCCTCACCAACCTGATCGATCTGGTGGTCCAGAACCACGGCGAGCTGTCGAACCGCAAGCGCGCGAAGTTCACGGAGTTGTCCGATCAAGAGATTGCGCGGATCGAAGAGGTGGTGCGCGACGAATTCGCCGACTACTTCGAGGCCACGGTGAAAGCGGACTGA
- a CDS encoding RES family NAD+ phosphorylase encodes MMYLWRISNYADLKGLGGLRAGGRWHFPGQPVVYLAEHPALAFLEILVHHEVAKIEDLPKQYQLLQVDVPESVAVAEIAALPADWKTDSQWSRSAGTEWLAARTSLLLKVPSVLVPYASNYVLNPEHPDATAVRIILATRVDHDPRILSLLTEPKAQA; translated from the coding sequence CTGATGTACCTGTGGCGGATCAGCAATTACGCCGACCTGAAGGGGTTGGGCGGACTTCGGGCGGGCGGCCGGTGGCACTTTCCAGGCCAGCCCGTCGTCTATCTCGCCGAGCATCCCGCGCTGGCATTCCTGGAGATCCTCGTGCATCACGAGGTGGCGAAGATCGAGGACCTGCCGAAGCAATACCAGCTGCTCCAGGTAGACGTCCCCGAGTCGGTGGCAGTGGCCGAAATTGCGGCATTGCCCGCAGACTGGAAAACCGACAGCCAGTGGTCCAGAAGCGCCGGCACGGAATGGCTTGCCGCCCGCACCAGCTTGCTGCTGAAGGTGCCGAGCGTGCTTGTGCCATACGCCTCCAACTACGTCCTCAATCCGGAGCATCCCGATGCGACCGCCGTCCGGATCATCCTGGCCACGCGCGTCGACCACGATCCCAGGATTCTGTCGCTGCTGACGGAGCCGAAAGCGCAGGCCTAG
- a CDS encoding YVTN family beta-propeller repeat protein, producing MKKTLQLVLVLGTASSLAVAAPAAGDRVYTADQNSNTVSVIDPATNTLLGQIRLGNARPDILSPLYKGEINVHGLGFSPDHKTLLVVSNGSNSATFIDTATNQVKGVAYIGRSPHEGFFTADGKEAWVVVRGEDYISVIDPASYKEVRRIPTAPGPGMVLFHPDGKLAFVVSSFTPEVDVIDVATHQIVKRIPVASPFSPFLQFTPDFSEVWMTHKDVGKVTRIDTKNLSVRGVFETGFITNHIGFARTARGTLAYVTVGGENAVKVYTTDAEPRLVATIPVGALPHGIWPSDDGTRMYVGLENGDGVDVIDTASQRVIARIPVGQAPQALVYVSNAVPAGDGKANLAPRANSDPINIPLKATNGAGRGFVVARNLGLVDALEVFLFQLKPQTIYNVYVSGQRTPVASFRTNAAGAANGTAIGPLREAVPALSGKQPAAATLLVVEGTAPPTTGSAVLTSKQ from the coding sequence ATGAAGAAGACATTGCAGCTTGTGCTGGTCCTGGGCACGGCGTCGTCGCTTGCCGTCGCGGCACCGGCCGCCGGCGACCGCGTCTACACTGCGGACCAGAACAGCAACACCGTGTCGGTCATCGACCCCGCCACCAATACGCTGCTCGGCCAGATCCGCCTCGGCAACGCGCGGCCCGATATCCTTTCGCCGCTCTACAAGGGCGAGATCAACGTGCATGGCCTGGGCTTCTCGCCGGATCACAAGACGCTGCTGGTCGTCTCCAATGGCTCGAACTCGGCAACGTTCATCGATACCGCCACCAACCAGGTCAAGGGCGTTGCCTATATCGGGCGCTCGCCGCACGAGGGCTTCTTTACCGCCGATGGCAAGGAAGCGTGGGTAGTCGTGCGCGGCGAGGACTATATCTCGGTGATCGACCCGGCCAGCTACAAGGAGGTGCGCCGCATCCCCACCGCGCCAGGCCCGGGCATGGTGCTGTTCCATCCCGATGGCAAGCTCGCCTTTGTCGTGTCCAGCTTTACGCCCGAGGTCGATGTGATCGACGTCGCCACGCACCAGATCGTCAAGCGCATTCCGGTCGCCAGCCCGTTTTCGCCCTTCCTGCAGTTCACCCCGGACTTCAGCGAAGTGTGGATGACGCACAAGGACGTGGGCAAGGTCACCCGCATCGACACGAAGAACCTCAGCGTCAGGGGCGTGTTCGAGACCGGCTTTATCACCAACCATATCGGCTTCGCCAGGACCGCGCGCGGCACGCTCGCCTACGTGACGGTCGGCGGCGAGAATGCGGTCAAGGTCTACACCACCGACGCCGAGCCGCGCCTCGTCGCGACCATCCCCGTGGGCGCGCTGCCGCATGGCATCTGGCCGTCCGATGACGGCACCCGGATGTATGTCGGCCTGGAAAACGGCGACGGCGTCGACGTGATCGACACCGCCAGCCAGCGCGTCATCGCCCGCATCCCGGTGGGACAGGCGCCGCAGGCCCTGGTCTATGTCTCGAACGCGGTGCCGGCGGGCGATGGCAAGGCAAATCTCGCGCCGCGCGCCAACAGCGATCCCATCAACATTCCGCTCAAGGCTACCAACGGCGCCGGGCGCGGCTTCGTCGTGGCACGCAACCTCGGCCTGGTCGATGCGCTCGAAGTATTCCTCTTCCAGCTCAAGCCGCAGACGATTTACAACGTCTACGTCTCTGGCCAGCGCACACCCGTTGCCAGCTTCAGGACCAATGCTGCCGGCGCCGCCAATGGCACGGCCATCGGGCCGTTGCGCGAGGCGGTGCCCGCCTTGTCCGGGAAGCAGCCCGCCGCCGCCACGCTGCTGGTGGTCGAGGGCACCGCGCCGCCGACCACCGGCAGCGCGGTGCTGACCAGCAAGCAGTAG
- a CDS encoding NAD-dependent succinate-semialdehyde dehydrogenase, with protein MSAAVYPQQLGMLIDGAWHFAGSRQTQPVVNPATEEILAQLPLATDADLDAALAAAQRAFGAWSMVSPWERARIMLKAADLIAARKPDIARMLTLENGKPLTDALGELDRVIETIVWCAEEGKRVYGRVMAPRSPGVSERTIKRPAGPVAAFAPWNFPAFLVTRKLAAALAAGCPVVVKPAEETPAACIEVVRAFQDAGVPAGVIGLVFGVPAHVSRRLIESPVIRKVSFTGSVPVGKLLCGMAGEQLKAVTMELGGHSPVLVFDDVDVQRVVKACVSFKFRNAGQVCLSPNRFFVHERIYDQFVAEFVRAAQEIRVGDGLDPSTQMGPLNNARRLAAAEAFVADAHSRDARVLTGGHRIGKRGYFYAPTVLAQLEPQASILHEEPFCPVVPVMPFATLDEAVAQANNVDFGLAAYAFTGSIRTASHLTEAFEAGWIGINGFTPSLADAPIGGLKQSGVGYEGGPEGLDAYLHTKYVSQACPL; from the coding sequence ATGAGCGCCGCCGTGTATCCGCAACAGCTCGGGATGCTGATCGACGGTGCATGGCATTTCGCCGGCAGCCGCCAGACCCAGCCGGTCGTGAATCCCGCGACGGAAGAGATACTGGCCCAGTTGCCGCTGGCGACCGACGCGGACCTGGATGCTGCGCTTGCCGCGGCACAGCGGGCCTTTGGCGCCTGGAGCATGGTGTCGCCCTGGGAACGCGCCAGGATCATGCTCAAGGCTGCAGACCTGATCGCCGCACGCAAGCCGGACATCGCCCGCATGCTGACGCTGGAGAACGGCAAGCCATTGACCGATGCTCTGGGCGAACTGGACCGCGTCATCGAAACCATCGTGTGGTGCGCGGAGGAAGGCAAGCGCGTCTATGGCCGCGTGATGGCGCCGCGCAGCCCCGGTGTGAGCGAACGCACCATCAAGCGCCCGGCCGGCCCGGTGGCGGCCTTCGCGCCGTGGAATTTCCCGGCCTTCCTGGTCACGCGCAAGCTGGCGGCGGCGCTGGCGGCCGGCTGCCCGGTGGTGGTGAAGCCCGCCGAGGAAACGCCCGCGGCCTGCATCGAAGTGGTTCGCGCCTTTCAGGATGCCGGCGTGCCGGCAGGCGTGATCGGGCTGGTCTTCGGCGTTCCGGCCCACGTGTCGCGGCGATTGATCGAATCACCGGTGATCCGCAAGGTTTCCTTCACGGGCTCCGTGCCGGTGGGCAAGCTGCTCTGCGGGATGGCAGGCGAGCAACTGAAGGCGGTGACCATGGAGCTGGGCGGCCATTCGCCGGTGCTGGTGTTCGACGATGTCGACGTCCAGCGCGTGGTGAAAGCCTGCGTCAGCTTCAAGTTCCGCAATGCCGGACAGGTCTGCCTGTCACCCAACCGCTTTTTCGTGCACGAGCGCATTTATGACCAGTTTGTCGCTGAGTTTGTGCGCGCCGCACAGGAGATCCGGGTCGGAGACGGCCTGGATCCCTCCACGCAAATGGGGCCGCTCAACAATGCGCGCCGCCTGGCCGCGGCGGAAGCCTTCGTTGCCGATGCGCACAGCCGCGACGCACGCGTGCTGACCGGCGGCCACCGCATAGGCAAGCGCGGCTACTTCTACGCGCCGACGGTACTGGCGCAGTTGGAACCCCAGGCTTCCATCCTGCATGAGGAGCCCTTCTGCCCGGTGGTGCCGGTGATGCCTTTTGCCACCCTGGACGAGGCCGTTGCGCAAGCCAACAACGTCGATTTCGGCCTTGCCGCCTACGCGTTCACAGGCTCGATCCGCACCGCCTCCCACCTGACCGAGGCCTTCGAGGCAGGCTGGATCGGCATCAACGGCTTCACCCCCTCGCTGGCCGACGCGCCGATCGGCGGCCTCAAGCAGAGCGGGGTCGGTTACGAAGGCGGCCCCGAAGGACTGGACGCCTACCTGCACACCAAGTACGTCAGCCAGGCTTGCCCACTGTAA
- a CDS encoding GNAT family N-acetyltransferase, producing the protein MGIHIRDEQAADVDAIARLTEAAFRSEPHSSHTEQFIVNALRRDGHLSMSLVAAEGDAIVGHVAVSPVTISSGATGWYGLGPISVLPERQGQGIGTKLMKAALAELRRLDGAGCVVLGNPEYYGRFGFKAHAGLVLPGVPQEYFQAVAFGSEMPVGDVRYHQAFDATE; encoded by the coding sequence ATGGGCATCCACATCCGCGACGAGCAGGCCGCTGACGTCGACGCCATCGCACGACTGACGGAAGCCGCGTTCCGCAGCGAACCGCACTCAAGCCATACCGAGCAATTCATCGTCAATGCACTGCGCCGCGATGGGCATCTGTCCATGTCACTCGTGGCGGCGGAAGGCGACGCCATCGTCGGCCATGTCGCTGTCTCGCCGGTGACGATTTCGTCCGGCGCAACGGGATGGTATGGCCTGGGGCCGATCTCCGTGTTGCCCGAGCGGCAAGGGCAAGGTATCGGCACGAAACTGATGAAGGCGGCCCTGGCTGAACTGCGGCGCCTCGATGGCGCCGGCTGCGTGGTGCTCGGCAACCCGGAGTACTACGGCCGTTTTGGATTCAAGGCACATGCCGGCCTGGTGCTGCCCGGTGTTCCCCAGGAATACTTCCAGGCTGTAGCCTTCGGCAGCGAAATGCCGGTTGGCGACGTGCGCTACCACCAGGCGTTCGACGCCACGGAGTAA
- a CDS encoding DUF305 domain-containing protein, giving the protein MKLPLPAFMLAALAATAGSACLAGGVPAVAHDHGRAAAARHTEPFVASTAKPFAQRMDDAMAVMDAGMRAAAMNGEPDHDFVAMMIPHHQGAIDMAKALLLDTRDPELRNLAQGIITDQQNEIRLMQAWLARHPKPAPGLNPAPADSR; this is encoded by the coding sequence ATGAAGCTTCCCCTGCCCGCTTTCATGCTCGCCGCCCTTGCAGCGACGGCCGGATCGGCCTGCCTGGCAGGCGGTGTGCCCGCGGTGGCGCATGATCATGGCCGTGCAGCAGCGGCGCGGCACACCGAACCCTTTGTCGCCAGCACCGCGAAGCCCTTTGCGCAACGCATGGACGACGCCATGGCCGTCATGGATGCAGGCATGCGCGCCGCCGCCATGAACGGCGAGCCGGACCATGACTTCGTCGCGATGATGATCCCGCATCACCAGGGCGCCATCGACATGGCCAAGGCATTGCTGCTCGACACCAGGGATCCCGAACTGCGCAACCTGGCGCAGGGCATCATCACCGATCAGCAAAACGAGATCCGCCTGATGCAAGCCTGGCTCGCCCGCCATCCGAAGCCCGCGCCGGGTCTCAACCCGGCACCAGCCGACTCTCGCTAA
- a CDS encoding porin encodes MKKTIVLLAASVAAGVAHAQSSVALFGIADIGVEYNNNVGPEGDNLFRLSSGNQSGSRWGLRGTEDLGTGLKAVFLLESGFDLDTGNSAQGGRLFGRNAYVGVESKYGALLFGRQQTALRDFNAFYDPAATSDRYGILGIAPEFGARADNTVKYAGTFGALSGAAFYSFQNNGNEVAGSNVFGRDYGAYLSYATGPVAVGVGYDDVHVGTPANQAPSLRRYAIAGTYTAGQAKIFAGYRLAKAFDGAMLPGAQAANAGANLYWLGLNYKLTPAFSLMGAAYYQDFRHTGSDPWQFVVTGDYTFSKRTDLYASVAYALNKDQSYLGVNGYNSGSGSTAVINVQPGQNQLGAVMGIRHRF; translated from the coding sequence ATGAAGAAGACAATCGTCCTGCTTGCCGCATCCGTAGCCGCCGGCGTTGCCCACGCCCAATCCAGCGTGGCCCTGTTTGGCATTGCCGATATCGGCGTCGAATACAACAACAACGTCGGTCCCGAGGGCGACAACCTGTTCAGGCTGAGCTCCGGCAACCAGTCCGGCTCACGCTGGGGCCTGCGCGGCACCGAGGACCTGGGCACGGGCCTGAAGGCAGTCTTCCTGCTGGAAAGCGGTTTCGACCTGGATACCGGCAACTCGGCCCAGGGCGGGCGCCTGTTCGGGCGTAATGCGTACGTCGGGGTGGAAAGCAAATATGGCGCACTTCTGTTCGGTCGGCAACAGACTGCCCTGCGCGACTTCAACGCCTTCTATGATCCCGCCGCGACGTCCGACCGCTACGGCATCCTGGGGATCGCGCCGGAGTTTGGCGCGCGCGCGGACAACACCGTGAAATATGCAGGCACCTTTGGCGCGCTGTCCGGCGCAGCCTTTTATTCGTTCCAGAACAATGGCAATGAGGTGGCGGGCAGCAACGTCTTCGGACGCGATTACGGCGCCTACCTGAGCTACGCCACCGGTCCCGTTGCGGTGGGCGTGGGCTATGACGATGTGCACGTCGGCACGCCGGCCAACCAGGCGCCCTCGCTGCGGCGCTATGCGATCGCCGGCACCTACACGGCTGGCCAGGCCAAGATCTTTGCCGGGTATCGCCTGGCCAAGGCTTTCGACGGCGCCATGCTGCCAGGTGCGCAAGCTGCCAATGCCGGTGCGAACCTCTACTGGCTTGGCCTGAACTACAAGTTGACCCCCGCTTTCTCGCTGATGGGTGCGGCCTATTACCAGGACTTCCGCCACACCGGGTCGGATCCGTGGCAGTTCGTTGTCACGGGCGACTATACGTTCAGCAAGCGCACCGACCTGTACGCGTCCGTGGCCTACGCCCTGAACAAGGACCAGTCGTACCTGGGCGTCAACGGCTACAACAGCGGCAGCGGGTCGACCGCGGTCATTAACGTCCAGCCCGGCCAGAATCAGCTGGGTGCGGTGATGGGCATCCGCCACCGGTTCTGA
- a CDS encoding antitoxin Xre/MbcA/ParS toxin-binding domain-containing protein yields MQKIEFKPSGSAAPRNRYLDSLSDVLSADIRSGADLVALAVERLPADTMERLLHAGLVWDEISFIIPRRTLSHRRERGESLTVDESDKAIRLARILAQAISTFGEADRALTWLRAGQQRFAGKSPLELAGTEQGARLVEEELLQIDEGYFA; encoded by the coding sequence ATGCAGAAGATAGAGTTCAAGCCCTCGGGTAGCGCGGCGCCGCGGAACCGCTATCTTGACAGCCTGAGTGACGTTCTCAGCGCAGACATTCGCTCGGGTGCCGATCTTGTCGCGCTCGCCGTGGAGCGGTTGCCCGCCGACACCATGGAGCGCTTGCTGCATGCAGGCCTGGTGTGGGACGAGATCAGCTTCATTATCCCGCGTCGCACGCTCAGCCACAGGCGTGAGCGGGGCGAGTCGCTCACTGTGGATGAATCGGACAAGGCCATTCGGCTGGCACGGATTCTCGCGCAAGCGATCTCCACCTTCGGCGAAGCCGATCGGGCGCTGACCTGGCTGAGAGCGGGCCAGCAACGCTTTGCCGGCAAGTCGCCGCTTGAACTGGCGGGCACGGAACAGGGCGCGCGCCTCGTCGAGGAAGAACTGCTTCAGATCGACGAAGGGTATTTCGCCTGA